The DNA sequence TACGGCACGCAAAGTAACGGCCTCGGGGGATATCAACATCCCTCATGATAAACACCTCCAGCAAGGAATTGCCTGCGTAGCATGTCATGCAGGAGTAGTACATGGTTTTGTTGCCGAACGGGGCTTAACCCAGAAAAAAGATTTTCAGACTTGGACTGAATCCAAGGCGGAAAAAATGATGACCTTTGATGATACAAAACTGGCGATGGAAGTATGTCTGAACTGTCATGAACAAGTGAACCAAGGGAAAAAGCCCTGGTTGGAGAATTCAGGTCAGGGGCAGACAGAAAAGCAGAGAGTGGAAGAACAGGGGCAATTAAAAGAAAAAGCTGCGAATGCAACAGGAAAGCTTCTTGAGCCCGCTAAGCCTGCTACGACAGCAAACGCTAGCGGACTACATCCCCCTATGAATTGTAGTGCTTGTCACACAGCGATCAAGACCCCTACTTCTCACCAGACGGATGGCTGGAAAACAACGCACGGAATTACAGCTAGACAGGATGTCACTTATTGCGCATCATGCCATTCTCGAGAAAAAGAGCGTGTTTTGGTGACAAAGAATACCGACGTTAAAGATTACGCCCGTAGTAACACATTTTGTGCGGATTGCCATGCTAAGCGTCCCGACGGGCACTTAGCTGGGAAAGAAGAGTGGCTACCGGCTCACCCATTGGTCATTCAAGATAAAGGTCCTACTAGTTGTCTAACTTGCCATGATATAGAGAAGCCAACGCCGAAGCCTCAATCTCCCACACAGATTCCATTACCAGGGCAAGCTCTTCCTAGTCCCAATCCAGTCAACTGCAACCAGTGCCACTGGTTCAAAAACAATAAGGTATCTTAAAACTGGAAATAAACACAAACGGTGTATAACCCCGTTGAGGTAACAGCAATGCGCAGTGTAAGAAATTCAATCTTCTAAGTGAAAGGAATCAAATGCATTCTCGTTCGCAAAGAAGTCTTCTTACACTGCAATACTTTTCTCTCGTACTATTGCTTAACGATATGTCCTTCCGTATGGTCGGACTGTCGACTCCCAGAGACATTATCCATACGGTTAAACAAAGATGTTATCGTGTTATAGACTACGTTTTAGATACCATATTATGTGAGGTTCACTACAGAATCACTTCATATGGTGGGACGTCTCATGTTCATCACAGTGATCAATGGGATATGAAAGTGCCATGAAGCTTTGCCATGTGGCCTTCAATAAGGGTAATACCCTAAGAGAATGGGTAGGAGGGCTGCTATATGAGCATCAAATCTTTCAAAATAAATAAGAAATTCTTACTAACCATTCTGTTGATATTAGTGGGTGTGGTAGCCCTTTTCTGGGGGACATTTCAGAAAACATCCCAAACTTCCTATTGTTCTTCGTGTCATATGATGAAGCCTGAGTTTTATACCTTAAAGGCTTCGTCACATAGTCAACTGGAATGTGTCGCCTGCCATGTCGAGCCAGGAATCCTGACAAAAGTCAAATATAAACTCGTTACAGTGGAGGAGTTGTTTGCTTCCCTAACCGGTAATTATGGGATCGCGATTACATCGACTACGCCGATTCCAGATGCAACCTGTACTCAATGCCACGACATGAATACACGGAAGGTTACGCCTTCCGGAGATCTTATCATCCCGCATAGCAAACATACCCAAGCGGGCGTCAGTTGTACAGAGTGCCACACTGGAATTGCTCACGGTAATATCGCAGAAAAACGAGCGACCTTTATAACTGATTACGGAAAATGGGATGAATCTACAGGGAAAAGTTTCATGTCAGATTTAAATAGCATCAGACCAAACATGGATGTCTGCCTTAATTGCCACAAAGTAAGAAAAGAGCCTTTGAATTGTAGCGCTTGCCATACAACCTCTATGAAACCTAGTAATCACAACGACGACGCCTTTAAAAACGGGGGACATGGAGAATTGGCAAAAAAGGATATCTTGAACTGTGATTCTTGTCACTCTTATATGAGTAAGGACCCAGTAGAAGTTTCCACAGGGAACGGTGGAGCATTCCAAAAGTTTCTTGCAAAGGATAGCGGAAAAACAGCGACGATATCGGCAAGCGACTATGCGAAAGCCAACACGTTTTGCAAGGATTGTCACTCCAAAAAACCTCCAAGCCATACCGAAAATTGGCAAGAAACTCACGGGGCCATAGCTGACCAAAACAAAGACAAGTGTTTTACCTGTCATGACAATACTCCACGGGGAAATTCACCCGTGACAACAATTACTTGTGCTTCCTGCCACCCGTCAATACACGCTGATGTTCCCTGGCAACAGAGA is a window from the Desulfosporosinus sp. Sb-LF genome containing:
- a CDS encoding NapC/NirT family cytochrome c → MSIKSFKINKKFLLTILLILVGVVALFWGTFQKTSQTSYCSSCHMMKPEFYTLKASSHSQLECVACHVEPGILTKVKYKLVTVEELFASLTGNYGIAITSTTPIPDATCTQCHDMNTRKVTPSGDLIIPHSKHTQAGVSCTECHTGIAHGNIAEKRATFITDYGKWDESTGKSFMSDLNSIRPNMDVCLNCHKVRKEPLNCSACHTTSMKPSNHNDDAFKNGGHGELAKKDILNCDSCHSYMSKDPVEVSTGNGGAFQKFLAKDSGKTATISASDYAKANTFCKDCHSKKPPSHTENWQETHGAIADQNKDKCFTCHDNTPRGNSPVTTITCASCHPSIHADVPWQQRHPIQLPDKPQVSEFCYTCHSQNTCGKCHSTGGK
- a CDS encoding NapC/NirT family cytochrome c, giving the protein MIFKKIGSWVRRLLATIGRFFSNGKKRLFSMNRKKLLLIALGGVVAISLLTGVALKATSTPQFCSSCHEMSPEFATWETSSHSKIACVTCHIEPGTMSFVEHKISSLNQLYLHLTGKVPNTIVMPDPIKNEVCEQCHSTARKVTASGDINIPHDKHLQQGIACVACHAGVVHGFVAERGLTQKKDFQTWTESKAEKMMTFDDTKLAMEVCLNCHEQVNQGKKPWLENSGQGQTEKQRVEEQGQLKEKAANATGKLLEPAKPATTANASGLHPPMNCSACHTAIKTPTSHQTDGWKTTHGITARQDVTYCASCHSREKERVLVTKNTDVKDYARSNTFCADCHAKRPDGHLAGKEEWLPAHPLVIQDKGPTSCLTCHDIEKPTPKPQSPTQIPLPGQALPSPNPVNCNQCHWFKNNKVS